ATATCCAGAACTCAGAATCCAGAACTCAGAACTCAGAACTCAGAACCCAGAACCCAGAACCCAGAACTCAGAACCCAGAACTCAGAACCCAGAACCCAGAACCCAGAACCCAGAACCCAGAACCCAGAACCCAGAACTCAGAACCCAGAACCCAGAACTCAGAACCCAGAACCCAGAACCCAGAACCCAGAACCCAGAACCCAGAACCCAGAACTCAGAACCCAGAACTCAGAACTCTTAACTGTCAACTTCCCGTCATTTCACATTAGATTGCAATCCGATGACACAGCGCTTTTTTTATACCATTACTTTTGGAATATTAAATAACTAAAAAAGCGACACATGAAAAAAATTACTGTTATGTTATTATTGCTCACTGCAACATTTTATTGCAAAGCACAAAACGAAGGAGAAATTACAGGAAAAGTTTTAGATGAAGAAACAAACGAAGCTCTTCCGGGTGCACACATGATCTTAAAAAGTGGTGACACAAAGGTGATGGAAGTTGCCACCAATGATAATGGAATTTATGTATTCAAACCAGTAAAACCAGGTATTTATGATGTATCAATTATTTTTATCGGATATGATACAACCCGATATCTTGGATTAGAAGTAAATTCCAATGGAATAAATTATCAGGATTTTATTATTTACCCGGGAATAAAATTAGATCCATTTACCGTTAGGCCTTCTTTGGTTGATGATCAGGTGCCTGGCGAAGTAAAAGAGTTTGAAGCGGAAGATATTGGTCATATGACTGTTAGCAGCCCGGTAGAAGTTGCAGTACAGGCTGCAAAAGTTCAGCAAAATGATAGAACCGGTGGACTTTTTCTTGGAGGATCCCGGGAGGATGCAACCATGTATGTTGTTGATGGAGTTAAAGTAATTGGCAGCTTATATGTTCCAATGAATGCAATTGAAAATATCTCTGTTTTAACCGGAGGAATACCGGCAAATTACGGCGATTTTACTGGTGGGATTATTGAAATAACAACAAAAAGCTATTCGGGAATATTTTGAGCAATCGTGAAAGGGGAGTTCTGCCATTCTCAATTCTCAATTCTCAATTCTCAATTCTCATTTCACTTGTCTCTGCGCTTTATAATTAGTTAAAAATTGCAATCGACCGCTGTCTCCCTCCATGACAGCGGTCTTTTTTTGTAAATTAAGAGAACCGTCGTAAATTTATATTCTCAATCAACCAAAATGAAAAAATATTTACTCCTTACTTTAATTGTCATTTCCGGATTTTTATTAATTCAATACAAGTATTTATCTTCCGCGGAAGAAATTTCCAATAAAAATACTAGAGAACAAAGCATCGACGATTGGCTTTATCAGCAAAAAGCATTTCCTTATGATAAAACAGATAGAGCTGCACAACGCAAAGCTGTTCAATCTGCTTTAGCGCAAAAAATAAAAAATAAAAATGCTAAAACAACCGATATTGAGGACTGGAATTTTATTGGTCCTGTTACCATCGGGGGAAGAATTCTGGATATTGATTGTCCTGCAGGAAATGATAATACCATTTATGTGGGAACAGCATCAGGTGGTGTATTAAAATCCTATGATAGAGGTGCAACCTGGGCAAATATTTTTGATGATAATTCAACGCTTTCTATTGGTGATATTGTTATTGACAAAATAGATACGAATATTATTTATGTAGGTACCGGTGAGCCCGGAAATGGAACCGGATCTGTTACTTATGATGGAAATGGAATTTACAAATCTACCAATGGTGGAAACACATGGACAAATATCGGATTAACCGAAGGAGGAAATACCGGAAGAATTATTATACATCCTGATAATAATCAGATTTTATTTGCTGCAATGTTGGGTGATCTTTTCGAAAATTCATCTGAACGCGGAATTTACCGATCAGAAAATGGAGGCACAAGCTGGGAAAAAGTTTTATATATAAATGATTCCACCGGAGGAATTGATGTCTGCATAAATCCTGATGATCCGAATATTGTTTATGCATCAACATGGGAACGAGTACGCAGATATAACCGAAAAGATTATTCAGGAAATGGCAGCAGAATTTACAGAAGTGAAGATGGTGGAGATACCTGGAATATGTTAACCAATGGATTGCCATTAGAACCTCTTGCAAAAATTACATTAACTATAGCACCATCAAATCCTGATGTATTATATGCATCTATTGTTGATCCTGCAGAAACATTAAAAGATATTTATAAAACTGTGGATGGAGGTGATACCTGGATAGCACTTGATTGTGCCGATGAAGTTGCAACCTCCGCACAGGATACCTGGTTCGGCGGAATGCGCATTAGTCCGAGTGATGCAAACAAAGTTTATTGGATCGGATTTACCTGCGCGCGTTCCAATAACGGTGGAAATACATGGAGCGGAATGGCAACTTCCGCGCATGTGGATTGCCATGCATTATATATTTCTCCCACTAACGAAAATTTTAAAATAATGGGAAGCGATGGCGGATTATTTTTTACGGAAAATGATTTTGCAACATTTACTACGGCTCAGAATATTCCCGTTACACAATTATATACTTTGGATGTTTTTCCAGGTGATACCAGTTTATTAATTGGTGGTGCACAAGATAATGGTAGTTTTATAAAAAATACTTTCGGCGATTGGTATTTTGTAAATGGTGGCGACGGAGTTAGCGCAAAATGGTTACCGGTAAATGAAAATTCTTACTACGCAAATATCCAATATGGCAATTATTATGGCGTTGTGGATGGAGTTGAAAAAGCATTTTTCGGTTACGATTGGGGCGACAGGCATAATTGGAGAAGTCCTTTGGAATTAAATCCTTTAAATGGATCAACAATTTATATAGGTGGAAGTAAAATTCAGCGCACCACCAATTACGGAGATAATTTTGAAACGATCAGTGATGATCTTTCCAATGGGAGTTCCGGCACGGGATTAACATTTGGAAGTATTTTCACCATTCACAATGCAGCAGCCGATACAAATTATATATATGTTGGAACTGATGATGCAAATGTTTGGAGAAGTAAAGATTACGGAGATAATTGGGAATTAATTACCGAGGGTTTACCATATCGTTATTGTATGAGTATAGAAACGGATCCTGAGGATGCAGAAATTGTGTATGTAACTTTCAGTGGATTCCGTTGGGCAGATAATGCTGCACACGTATATAAATCGACAAATGCCGGCGACAGCTGGACCGATATATCCGGCGACCTTCCCGATATTCCGGTTAATGATATTGTGATAGGACAATTAAATGAGGACTCCACTTCTTTAATGATAGCAACTGATGTTGGATGTTATTATTCTTACAATGATGGAATTAATTGGAATTTTTTGGGTTCAGAAATGCCTGTGGTTTCCATTTATGAAATTTATTACGATCAGGAATCCAATACTTTATTTGCCGGAACCTATGGTCGTGGTGCATGGAAAATTCAAATGCCAAGGGCAGAGCCACCAAATATTTCTATTGAGGAAACACTTGAATTAAATATCACCATATCACCCAATCCAATTTCGGATATAATAAATATTTCCACCAACCAAAATGTTAATGGTGCAAGTTTAAATGTTTATAATATTTCAGGAGAAAAGGTATTTATATCCCAAAATAATTCCGGCAACTATTTCTTCATCCCTGCCAATAATTTAGCTGCAGGAAATTATTTTGTAGAATTAAAAATAGGAGAGAAGCGCCTTGTTAAAAAATTGGTGAAGGCCTGAATTTTTTCCTATACCCATCCGCAGAGTTCGCTGCGCGTAACTCTGCGGGGACACATTGTACGCCGTGGTCGGTGTTTTTCACCGACCACCCTCGGAGGATAAATCATCAAAATTAAATTCATGCAAACACCATATGATAAATATAAAAAATTAGAAGTCTGGAAGGTATTGAAACGAACAATACGAGGGCAGGTAAAAAATAGTGATATACTGCTCACAACGCATGAGGATTATGTAATTGGATTTATCATTGAAAAATTGGATAAAAAACAATTATTGAAAACTAAAAAATAGTCATTAATTATTAATGATTAAATTAAATTAATCTTATACTCAAGCTTAGAATATATCGTGGATAATTTAAAAAAAAAGAGTGCCCCCACAGTGTTACCCGAAGGGAACTCTGTGGATTGGGAGGCTAAATTTTCAATCAATAATTGATATTTCTTCATTCCTTAAGCATAATATAAACAGGTGGCAATGTT
The genomic region above belongs to Bacteroidota bacterium and contains:
- a CDS encoding T9SS type A sorting domain-containing protein, with translation MKKYLLLTLIVISGFLLIQYKYLSSAEEISNKNTREQSIDDWLYQQKAFPYDKTDRAAQRKAVQSALAQKIKNKNAKTTDIEDWNFIGPVTIGGRILDIDCPAGNDNTIYVGTASGGVLKSYDRGATWANIFDDNSTLSIGDIVIDKIDTNIIYVGTGEPGNGTGSVTYDGNGIYKSTNGGNTWTNIGLTEGGNTGRIIIHPDNNQILFAAMLGDLFENSSERGIYRSENGGTSWEKVLYINDSTGGIDVCINPDDPNIVYASTWERVRRYNRKDYSGNGSRIYRSEDGGDTWNMLTNGLPLEPLAKITLTIAPSNPDVLYASIVDPAETLKDIYKTVDGGDTWIALDCADEVATSAQDTWFGGMRISPSDANKVYWIGFTCARSNNGGNTWSGMATSAHVDCHALYISPTNENFKIMGSDGGLFFTENDFATFTTAQNIPVTQLYTLDVFPGDTSLLIGGAQDNGSFIKNTFGDWYFVNGGDGVSAKWLPVNENSYYANIQYGNYYGVVDGVEKAFFGYDWGDRHNWRSPLELNPLNGSTIYIGGSKIQRTTNYGDNFETISDDLSNGSSGTGLTFGSIFTIHNAAADTNYIYVGTDDANVWRSKDYGDNWELITEGLPYRYCMSIETDPEDAEIVYVTFSGFRWADNAAHVYKSTNAGDSWTDISGDLPDIPVNDIVIGQLNEDSTSLMIATDVGCYYSYNDGINWNFLGSEMPVVSIYEIYYDQESNTLFAGTYGRGAWKIQMPRAEPPNISIEETLELNITISPNPISDIINISTNQNVNGASLNVYNISGEKVFISQNNSGNYFFIPANNLAAGNYFVELKIGEKRLVKKLVKA
- a CDS encoding carboxypeptidase regulatory-like domain-containing protein, coding for MKKITVMLLLLTATFYCKAQNEGEITGKVLDEETNEALPGAHMILKSGDTKVMEVATNDNGIYVFKPVKPGIYDVSIIFIGYDTTRYLGLEVNSNGINYQDFIIYPGIKLDPFTVRPSLVDDQVPGEVKEFEAEDIGHMTVSSPVEVAVQAAKVQQNDRTGGLFLGGSREDATMYVVDGVKVIGSLYVPMNAIENISVLTGGIPANYGDFTGGIIEITTKSYSGIF